The following are from one region of the Phyllostomus discolor isolate MPI-MPIP mPhyDis1 chromosome 9, mPhyDis1.pri.v3, whole genome shotgun sequence genome:
- the CABLES2 gene encoding CDK5 and ABL1 enzyme substrate 2, which yields MAAAAAGGAPGPAPGPGSGPGPAARAPPQALRRRGDSRRRQAALFFLNNISLDGRPPSLGPVGEKPPPPPPPPAEAREPPAPPPPPGPETAPPAPPGPPEPGTGPRRPRACSAPAPAPPGLGLDPQRHRRRVASQRCSLEFLEDAVGCPSVPRPKHVPGSPRHKGLKKTHFIKNMRQYDTRNSRIVLICAKRSLCAAFSVLPYGEGLRVSDLRVDSQKQRHPSGGVSVSSEMVFELEGVELGADGKVVSYAKFLYPTNALVTQKTDGHGPPPQPRPSVPRALPASRYKPAAAKPPPTSTELGSDTGDALEYNPNLLDDPQWPCGKHKRVLIFASYMTTVIEYVKPSDLKKDMNETFREKFPHVRLTLSKIRSLKREMRNLSEECSLEPVTVSMAYVYFEKLVLQGKLNKQNRKLCAGACVLLAAKISSDLRKNEVKQLIDKLEERFRFNRRDLIGFEFTVLVALELALYLPENQVLPHYRRLTQQF from the exons AtggccgcggcggcggcgggtggagccccgggcccggcccccggccccggctCCGGCCCAGGTCCTGCAGCCAGGGCCCCGCCGCAGGCGCTGCGGAGGCGCGGGGACTCGCGGCGCCGGCAGGCCGCGCTCTTCTTCCTCAACAACATCTCCCTGGACGGGCGGCCCCCAAGCCTGGGCCCGGTGGGCGAgaagccgccgccgccgccgccgccgcccgccgagGCCCGCGAGCCgccggcgccgccgccgcccccggggCCCGAGAccgcgcccccggccccgccgggCCCGCCGGAACCGGGAACAGGGCCTCGGCGCCCCAGGGCCTGCTCAGCCCCGGCGCCCGCGCCCCCCGGCCTCGGCCTGGACCCGCAGCGCCACAG GAGGCGGGTCGCCTCCCAGCGCTGCTCCCTCGAGTTCCTGGAAGACGCGGTGGGATGTCCCTCGGTTCCGAG GCCCAAGCACGTGCCCGGCTCCCCCAGACACAAGGGCCTGAAGAAGACCCACTTCATCAAGAACATGCGGCAGTACGACACCAGGAACAGCAG GATCGTGCTGATCTGCGCCAAGCGCTCCCTGTGTGCCGCCTTCTCCGTCCTGCCCTACGGGGAGGGCCTGCGGGTCAG CGACCTGCGGGTGGACAGCCAGAAGCAGAGGCACCCGTCCGGCGGCGTGTCGGTCTCCTCCGAGATGGTGTTTGAGCTGGAAGGAGTGGAGCTGGGGGCCGACGGGAAG GTGGTGTCTTACGCCAAGTTCCTGTACCCCACCAACGCCCTGGTCACACAGAAGACAGACGGCCACGGCCCCCCGCCGCAGCCCCGGCCCAGCGTGCCCCGGGCCCTGCCGGCGTCCCGATACAAGCCGGCTGCCGCCAAGCCCCCGCCCACCAGCACAGAGCTAG GCAGCGACACAGGGGATGCCCTGGAGTACAACCCCAACCTGCTGGACGACCCGCAGTGGCCCTGCGGCAAGCACAAGCGCGTGCTCATCTTCGCCTCCTACATG ACGACGGTGATCGAGTACGTGAAGCCCTCCGACCTCAAGAAGGACATGAACGAGACGTTCCGGGAGAAGTTCCCGCACGTCAGGCTGACGCTGAGCAAGATCAGGAG TTTGAAACGGGAGATGCGGAACCTCTCTGAGGAGTGCAGCCTGGAGCCCGTGACCGTGTCCATGGCCTACGTGTACTTCGAGAAGCTCGTCCTGCAGGGCAAGCTCAACAAGCAGAACCGCAAGCTGTGCGCGGGCGCGTGCGTGCTGCTGGCGGCCAAGATCAGCAGCGACCTCCGCAAGAACGAAGTGAAGCAGCTCATCGAC AAGCTGGAGGAAAGGTTCCGGTTCAACAGACGGGACCTAATCGGGTTCGAGTTCACGGTGCTCGTGGCCCTGGAGCTTGCTCTCTATCTCCCCGAGAACCAGGTGCTACCTCATTACAGGCGCCTCACGCAGCAGTTCTAG